The genomic DNA GGTGAAGAGACTATACAAAATCAAAAGTGTCCCCCTGCTCCTTGATCATCTTTCCTACCCTCGAAGTCCCCACAatcctctccagcttcaTCAAGTCATACTTGCTAAACATCACCCTGACCACTCCCTGTCCGTGctccaccatcaagctctgCTCGCTCTTCTGGAGGTAGCCACCCGCAATCTCTCGGTAGAAAAGCGGGTTGTCCGGTAACGAGTACATAATCACCCTCTTGACACCCTTGATCTGATACCGTCTAAAGTGGTGGGCTCGCTCGGTGTACAGCAGCACCTTGTGCCTTCCCGTCAGGAAATGAGACCTCGCCCTGGAAGCCTCGGGGATGTCCGCGTATTCGGATATGGTACCAAAGGTGACAGACTCCACGATGGGGTTATTGGCGAAGAAGTTTCTGACCCGGACAAAGTCGAGATAGGaagggatgaagatgagggtGCCGTTGGCGTCTTTGGCATTGCGCTTGGTGAGAAGAGGCACGATGGCCTTGGTGAAGTAGTTGAAACGGGCGTCTGGGtcggcggcgacggtgggGGCGTCGAAGCGGCTGAATGTTTGGCGAGCCTTGACAGGGAGATATTGGATTGTGCCGGGGCATTCTTGTTGGAGACGGACTTTGCCGGCCCAGTTGTGACAGTGGGCACGCATGAGCTCGGCCAGTTCGGGGGTGTTGAAGGCTGAGAATACGACAGTCTGGCGAAAATACTTGGCCTGATCGTCGAGGTACCAGCTGCGGACACGGCTAAAGTCGCAGCCGTGGGCGTCCTTGGGCTGGATGTTGAGGTGCTCGAAGATAAACTCGACGTGCTCCCAGTTCTGCATCAGGAGAGCGTCGGCTTGATCGACAATGACGAGCTCGATCGACGAGAGGAAGTCAAAGTCgacctttctttcttcttcggaACCGATGGCCATACGGAGACCCAGAGGACTGGCAAAGATGATGTCCGAGTTGTAGAACTGAGAAAAGTACTTGACAGACTTGCGGGTGAACTTCATCCCGAGGCGGaacatgtcgtcgtcgttgccTGAGAAGAGGTCCCGGAAATCTTCTGGCTTGTCATCAGAGAACTTGGAAAGCTTTTCGATATATCCGTCTTCAAAACGCTTCCTGTTCTCCTGCTGGTCTGGTTGGCAAACAGAAAGAATGCTGTCGACCATCTTGACACATGACTGCCTAGTTGGGAGTAGCATGAGAACTTTGGGACGGGTGAAGCCCTGATCCCTAAGCTCGAGGTCTTCGTTGGCATCGGCTTTGGCGAGTCTGGCGTTGTTCTTGATCACTCGGTCGCGGGTCTTGTAAAGATGATTGAGAGCATGCAAGGCCGCCAGATTCCGAAGATCCTGTGATGATCCAACTGTTCTGTCGCAGTACAGCATATCCCGGTAGTTGAAAAGGAACGGTGCCACGGTCTTCTCAACAGAGCCAAAGGTTGATCTTTTGGATTCCATAACCTCCTTCAGCCGTTTTTTGAGATGCAGATTCGAAACACTCGTTATTGGTGCTGGTAATGGCAACTCCTGTCCATCCTCAGTCTGTGGATAACTCCAATAGGCCCTGGTGGACTCAAAAGGCTGCCGTTGCATCTTCCATTTTCCGTTTTGCGCAGCTCGCACTCTTGCCGGTACTGTGTTTTCGTCGGGGTTTGAGATGTGAGTTTCGAATGGGTCGGTCTCGTCCAgatcatcgtcctcatcaaAGAGATCTTCGGGTTGGATATCAGCGGggtcctcctcagcctcttcAACTTCGTCAACATCTCTTTGCTCTTCCTGCTCATCGTCTctctcatcctcgtcgccagATTCTGGCGCTGGCGCTGCCTCTGGTTGATTGTCCTCTGCTGGAGCATGGTCAAGctttctcctctttgccTTTTGCGGGTTAGTCTCAATGAGTCTCTTCATGAGATTTACATATGGCTGAGCGGACgtggcatcctcctcctcatccgaatCCGAATCAACAAGACTCATGACATCAgactgctcctcctcctcatctggaACACCTTCATCTTCACTTTGGGAATCACTGAATTCTGTCAGTCAGGACCTTTTTGTTTCAACGAGTTGAATGACCTACTCATCATTCGCAAGTCGTGCGCTGTCAAACTTGGCGCTGCGTGGTTCTGTCGGTGTGCGtgctcttcctcgccctctaCCTCTcgttccacctcttcctcgggaTGCAAATCCTCCTCTTGCGCCGCCTCTTGATCCTCCACGCGAGCCTCCACGCGAGCCTCCACGCGAGCCTCCCCGAGGTCCTCCTCTAAATCCTGCACCTCTTGGTCCCATCTTTGACCTTTGAGTGAATGATTTTGTGATGCAATTTGACTGCAACAAGTCAATCGATGGCAGTTTGCCAGAAAAGCTGTATaaatttattttattttcaGCCTTGCCGCGCCGGCAATCCAGTAAGCCCCATGCCAAGAGACAAACCAACAGGGGTCGTTAGAAGTGCCCCACTGAAAGCCGTTCGCAGAGGTCCCGCTGAAAAAAAGATGGGCAGCCTCGCGGGTGCTGCAGAGTTGAAAGAAAACTGCCCAAAAACTGCCCCGCCACTTATCAGCTTATCTTAGCGCGCACAACCACACAGGTCCCGCATCTGCTGCAAAACCAAAAATTCGAGGTCTGACCCCAGCCCACCGCAGGCTCAGGCTCAGGTTCGTGCCAGTTGAGttgaaagaaagagaagggtCCATTTTTTGCTGGCCAGTGACGAATCTCCTCCCCGACCCGCTCAGAGGCAGACTTCCCttgtctcctccccccataATCTACTCCATAGCTGGCCGTCAATTTTCCCTTTGCCTTACCCCGGGGTCCAACGTCCACTCATTCCCGATAATCGTCCATCACCactcccaaaccaccaccccgagaCCACCCGAGACCACTCAACATGGCTGTCGACCAGGAGAACTTTGTCCACCTCACCAGGCCGCTTGCGCCCACCCTCCTGGGCTTCGGTGCCGGTAGCGCCCCGCTTACCGTCAACATCCAGCCCCAAGTATGCCAGCCCCTCCTATCCTACCTACTACTCCCGGACCGGCACTCTTCCCCCAATGGCACCTTGATGTCTAGACTGGGTGTCATGCTGTACGATCGCATTCTTGGAAGGCTAACCGTGCCACCTCTAGTCTGTCTTCTCCATCATCGACCATGCCGTCCGCCGCGATATCAACGGCTCCAACTCGAACCGCGTAATCGGCGCCCTCGTTGGCACCCGCAGCGAAGATGGAAGCGAGGTCGAGGTCCGCTCTGCTTTCGCCATCCCCCACGTCGAGACCGACGACCAAGTCGAAGTCGATGTCGATTACCAAAAGAACATGCTCGCTTTGACTCTCAAGGCCGCCCCCCGCGAGCAGCTTCTCGGCTGgtacaccacctcccacgaGCTcaactccttctcggccCTTATCCAAaacttcttcgcctcccCAGAGACCGGCAccttcccccaccccgccgtccacctcaccatctctTCCGACGCCGGCAGCGCCATCTCCACAAAGACGTACGTCTCCGCTCCGGTGACGGTTGTCTCTGAGCGCGCCGCCGATACCTGTCTC from Podospora pseudoanserina strain CBS 124.78 chromosome 2, whole genome shotgun sequence includes the following:
- the UTP25 gene encoding rRNA-binding ribosome biosynthesis protein utp25 (BUSCO:EOG09261XZ6; EggNog:ENOG503NWH6; COG:A) — encoded protein: MGPRGAGFRGGPRGGSRGGSRGGSRGGSRGGARGGFASRGRGGTRGRGRGRARTPTEPRSAKFDSARLANDDDSQSEDEGVPDEEEEQSDVMSLVDSDSDEEEDATSAQPYVNLMKRLIETNPQKAKRRKLDHAPAEDNQPEAAPAPESGDEDERDDEQEEQRDVDEVEEAEEDPADIQPEDLFDEDDDLDETDPFETHISNPDENTVPARVRAAQNGKWKMQRQPFESTRAYWSYPQTEDGQELPLPAPITSVSNLHLKKRLKEVMESKRSTFGSVEKTVAPFLFNYRDMLYCDRTVGSSQDLRNLAALHALNHLYKTRDRVIKNNARLAKADANEDLELRDQGFTRPKVLMLLPTRQSCVKMVDSILSVCQPDQQENRKRFEDGYIEKLSKFSDDKPEDFRDLFSGNDDDMFRLGMKFTRKSVKYFSQFYNSDIIFASPLGLRMAIGSEEERKVDFDFLSSIELVIVDQADALLMQNWEHVEFIFEHLNIQPKDAHGCDFSRVRSWYLDDQAKYFRQTVVFSAFNTPELAELMRAHCHNWAGKVRLQQECPGTIQYLPVKARQTFSRFDAPTVAADPDARFNYFTKAIVPLLTKRNAKDANGTLIFIPSYLDFVRVRNFFANNPIVESVTFGTISEYADIPEASRARSHFLTGRHKVLLYTERAHHFRRYQIKGVKRVIMYSLPDNPLFYREIAGGYLQKSEQSLMVEHGQGVVRVMFSKYDLMKLERIVGTSRVGKMIKEQGDTFDFV